In Spirobacillus cienkowskii, a genomic segment contains:
- the tssE gene encoding type VI secretion system baseplate subunit TssE — protein sequence MKRLDNIFYGLQKQSKEDLFLSLSRNLDNILNTRSSLSCSDFISSEFLSSIYFGVPSFTHLSMNSKKDKEILCISIEKAIVNFENRLQNVMVEFCNYDNLKKEAKIVVFGEFLKNEVVVNLVLKVVFWEFLVNVKKE from the coding sequence ATGAAGAGACTCGATAATATTTTTTACGGTTTACAAAAACAAAGTAAGGAAGATTTGTTTTTGTCTCTTTCTCGTAATCTTGATAATATTTTAAATACAAGAAGTTCTTTATCCTGTTCAGATTTTATATCAAGTGAATTTTTATCGAGTATTTATTTTGGTGTTCCTAGTTTTACGCATCTTTCTATGAATTCTAAAAAAGATAAAGAAATACTATGTATCTCTATTGAAAAAGCAATAGTTAACTTTGAAAATAGATTGCAAAATGTTATGGTTGAGTTTTGTAATTATGATAATTTAAAAAAAGAAGCAAAAATTGTTGTTTTTGGCGAATTTTTAAAGAATGAGGTGGTGGTTAACCTTGTTCTTAAAGTGGTGTTTTGGGAGTTTCTTGTTAATGTCAAAAAAGAATGA